GGTCATCCGGTCTGCTCTTTGTGTTCCCTCAGTCAACACATATATTTATCTATCGATTTGGCGTCTTAAACTCTCCCCTCCCTATacgcttttatttttctcggcTTATTTTCTGATCTCTCGAATTTCCTGTTGCCCAGCTCGAGTTCTATTACGATATTTACTGCACATAGAAATATAGTCGTGTATAATATATAGATCTATAGGGACTATATatctatatagaagtaaatagaACCACAAGACTGTTCTTGGAAGTCGTTCGTCGTTGGGGactaggaaaagaaaaaaggaagaagatgCAGAGATCCACTTTGACGTTTAGTATGGGGCTGTCCTCTCTTTCTAATATTGGCTTCATTTTTAGTTCACTTCACTAGCCAGCAGTCTATCTTTTATACTCACTCTAAATATTATAAACACAAAAGTTACTGGTATACCTTTTTTGCACATATGAGCTTATAGAAATGAGCTTTCTATTTATCAGGAGGCACAACCTTTTTACtgcaaactattttttttaccgaTTCCAGCAACACTCGaacattcccccccccccctctgtttttattcttcttttaaacATCCGTTAAGTGGAAATGCACTTAAACTGTCTGTTAAAACGCACTCTTggcccttttttaaaattcacgTGACATTCATCTTTTCAATCTGTTCTGTCTTTTCTCCTGTTAGCTCAGACTTAATATTTCGTTTTGCGCGCAGCTCCGTTACACAGCGGCTGACTACACGAAAGTAGATCTAATGGTAATACGGCATctataagaagaaaaagaagaacgaaaGGAGATGGCCGGATCGGCAAAAGCGATGGGAGACAAAAGAACGCAAGAGAAAAAAGTCTCTGATTGTTTCTGAGCCCTCGGGACGACAATCGGGGCAACTcgaaacccccaaaaaaaaaaaaaattgaaaatagaaaaaaaaaaaaaaagtgggtgtGTACACGTATACACACAGCTGGCAGCGGTGGGGAGCCCTTTCTGCACTCAATAGTGTAGTGGTGGCGGCCGCAAAGGCAGCCAACGCCGATTGAACGGTCGATAACGGCGGATGGCGCGCTGCTATAGAGAGAGACTCGAAATAAGATTGTGTCGAGAAGGGGTGGGTATGGGGAGATCATCGATCGCACACCCAGCTGCTTGTTATTCCTCACACTATAGATTTGGGTATAGTCAAGCTTTCCAGCACCCATCGACCTGCCCCTGTATATATTGTCTGTTCATAACGCGGTGGGATATTTATcagagaaacaacaaaaaaacaaaaatgtgacATGTTACACCGAAGATTTCGAAAATGACACGCGCTAACAAaatttaacaaacaaaaaaatgtgtcgtTCATGCCGGTGAGAAAGGCGGAAGTAGAAATCCAGTGGGTTCAAAATAGGCCACAACGTACACATGTGAGACCGTGAAGAAGACAAAACGTTTCGCAATCTCTGGTGCGATAAATATTATAGATAACAAGATTGGCCGCACGAATTACGTGAATTAAGATAGCGGCTAATGTTTACGGGTGTAGCTATACGTGCCGAATGATTATTACAATGCCGAGTcgttaacaaaagaaattgtagtCGTCATGGCACGGTCATAGATTGATAGCCACACAACAATCTGTATATATAGTAAACTTGAATAGATTACACACACACTCAGACACACAGGGAAGGCCTAACTTACCCGTAACGCTAAGTAGAGACATAGCTAATGCGACGAGACCGATGGTTCTGACTAGTTCCAGGACGTGGGTTCGCCATGGACACGTCTAATTTCGctaaagtttttgtttttgtttcgttcttGTGCCCTTGTATTATTAGTTCCGGACAGTATAATACGTTTGTTTGCACTATCCACTCTTCTTGTTGTTTGTCGAACGTTGTTGTCTATTCTTTTTCCATTCTCGTTATGATATAAAGACGTTCGATGTACAACATAAAAAGATACTCCACATCAGCTGTAGACACGGACGATAGCGTGTGTCGTACAAGACCTATACGCACCAGCAACGTTGGAAGATTTCCTATTTTTCTGTCATAgattttttagatttctttcACAATTTTCGTTGCCAATTGCTATGCAACTTGACGATCACGCAAAAAGGCCCGGGACTATTGCAAACGACGTCCGTCGCCGTCGCATACATAGACTGATTGGTTGGGACAGAAGGGTTCTTTCTATTATGCCACCACCATGGAGCACTGGCCaaccatttttgaaaaaaaaaaaaggtgttttcCTCTGCGTGTCCCGATGTCACCCTCCTTTTTGAACTATTGGATAGCTCCTGTGGGAACTCGTCGTCATAGGAGGCGAAGTATAATAAgcgaaagaaaggaagaacgAGAATAGACCAGCTGCGAAACGATTCGAGTTTTGACTATTACAAAAAAACGGGGATGACTAACGATCGAACGTCTGTGTTGACACTTTTTCCCATGTGTGGAAACCCTACGTTGAACACAGTTGTGAGCGGATGCGTCTGTTTTGTGACCAATAGGAGCTAGCCACTCGCTCCTTGAACAGACCCGAAATTGTTGGGGGCCAACCTTTCCAGAACAAATGGCGAATGCAGTGGAGAAAAAGGGAATGTTATTGTCCTGTCATCTAGTGTCAAAAGCTTATCTGACCCAGAGATAGTTAACGCAAgtctaatttttctttttttctctctctatctTCTCTTCCACTAACACagacacacaacacacacactctCGCTCTCGCAGACACACTGGCGCACTGTAGCAATCTAACAGCAAGAGTCAGGGTCTGGCTTGACGTAGTGCGCGATCGGTTGCAGCGATGCCGCTTTTCACTTTATATCTCCGGCCGatatgtgttttgtttgtttttttcggttcGCACCGTGTGCCGATCATCAATGTTGTGGTTGTATCCAACTCGGCTTTGGATCTTATAAGCGATTTCCCCAAGATCCTTTGCCGTCCGATTGTGATGGTCGGCGCCTGCTTGGCTCCTCCTCCAGATGAAGAACAATCAAACGGCGGACGGCTTTTCTTGGCTGCGTGATGGCAAAacgacaagaaagaaaagccaGAAATCGTGTGCTGCTACATTTAAAGTAGAACTTGTTCAAGTGAGCAGAACAAGAGCCACTCGTTTGGATTTATTTCTCTGGCTCGACGATTGCTTCAAGGTTGGATCACTTGCATATCCTACTGTGTTCTTCCGCCTCCAATGCTCTTTTGCTTCCTGCTTCAGACCTCCTCTTTATCGACCACTGTGTTGTGTGTCGTCAGAAACTGACAGCTCGTTTCATGGACTAGCATATCGAACCGGTAGTCGACCATCATTCGCGCCGCGCTTCAATCCACTGTGGTCTTCCTGCGCCCTTCTTAATGTGTCCCGCGTGTTGCCCCGCTTCTACTTGGTCCGCGCCATTTTCACATCCAGACCGCCAGCGATCGCCATCTATGGACGGCTACATTCAACCGAAAAGGAAGGGATCACGTACCGAAGAAAATCACACACGAAAGCAGCGATACCGAAAGACTTTCACGTTCACGCTGCTGACGATGGAACTCGATCGGCAACCAATCGTGTTGTGTCGATGAACGTTGCCGATAAATAACTAACGTAAGCAGTAGGCTCATCGGCGTCGAAGATGTGGCACTCTTCAAGTTGGCCACGGGTTAACGTAAAGTGGACGAAGAGCAGCGATGGCTTGCACGGTATAAATCACGAACTGTTTCACGCCATTTCGGATGGGTCTTCCGGAAATTGACTTGCTTTAATTGTAACACGAATAACTTTGGctaaataatttcttttgatGCAACGTTCTCCTTCCGGCAGGCGATCATCGATGCTTGGACTGACAACAACGATGATGGCGATGGTAACGTGAACTTCCTATTACAGCTGTGGAAACAGTTTAAGACGCCTTCTGGTGGTCGACGTCGATGAAGCTGTTCAAAAAGGCCAACAAGCGGCGCCGTCGTCGTCGACTGCCACATCCACGACACAACAAAAGGTTCTACCGTAAATCAAATCCTGTTCTACCCCAATTTTTTAACTCGACTCTTCTTCTTAAATAAAGACATACTATGACATCGTTCTAATAAACAGTTTTGATTCcccctatttatttttttttagaagatAAAACCCCGGATTGTTTGACCTGTCAATTCGTATCATTCAATGAGCGCAATAGAAATGCCATAGGCTACTCTATAAAGTTTCACTCGGGACCCATAGAGTGCCTAGAGATACCCAAAAGGAaagttatatatataaatgtatGTATACCATTTATTGATTGGCGAATGGGGCGAGTTGGGAGTGAGGAACAGTGAAGAGTTGGGCTTGGAAGGGGGAGGAGACTGGGTGAGCCTATAGCTGACACGCAACGCGCATGGGATATGTGTACGTAAAGCAGCTCACGCAATTGTCGACTATACTCACTGTCTACATATACTCAGCTGATGACGTCAGGAATATTTCCGTCTGAAAGACTATATCCGAATGGCTTTTGTGTCCGGTTCTCTGGCACACAGCTATACGCTCGTTTTCCTTATTGCACAAAcctttgaacaaaaaaatcggATAGATTTTCAGTTGTGCCAACGTCGACACTGACACGCGAATCGCCAAACTCACTCGCAATCTttcagtgtgtgtgtgtttttttttaaatatattttggtttgattgtttttgttcgTTGGATTAGATTGAGCTTTATTGTCGATATCGGATCGAGGAGTAGTATGCAGTCTGTAACTGGTCATGTTTCTACgctaaataattcaaaaaaaaaaaaaaatcaaataaacacAACTGACGTTGTCTgcaatcttttaaaaaaattcaattcacAATCTCGACGCAGCATGAATAAACGATACAAAAAAGAATGAGtttagttgtttgtttttttgcgatTGGCAGAGGAATGAAATGGGAAATGGTAGGAGCTATTATTTCTTTATTAGTAGCCTGTCGAAGTCACGATTTCACGATTCACAAAGTGTTTTGGTTTTCGAGCGTGCGCGAAAACGAATGCGCTCGATTTTCAAGTACTTAGGGCAGCCGCAAGAAGTTTGGGACAGTTGCCGCTTAGAATGTCAGGAGTTTTAGTCAACTGCACTCTGTGATCAAGGAGAACACACAAGAGTTTTTAATCCAAATAAGGGATTTGTTGTCGAGGCTGCGATCCTCTCGACTCCGAAAGGTAATTGGTCTTcgatttttttatgttatgtCTTAGTTTATTTCCATTTCTATGTCTTTGGAACCTCAACTTCAACACTCTCCCATCACTGTTCTAAGTAATGTTATCTACAAACTGGCTGTGGTCTGTTATTGATAAATCAATACCGGCATTTTAAACTCTACGCCTCAGATGCAACTGCTTTTCCCTAATCTCAgtgaaattctttttcatcttAACTCTTGTTTGTGCCCACTGCCGGACTGCTCTCGAGGAACTGGAATAGGGGACTCTACGGTCTATTTGCTAAGAGTGTCATGACTTACATAACCCTTACACGCAGGTACATTAAAGATATTTCAGCACCAAACTCTTGGATGCTAAAATGCCCTAAAAATTCAGTGACTAGACAAAGATTACTGTAATCCACTCCCAGCACGTTTTGTGTGCCCGAGTCAGACCTGCTGACTTGGGCTCAATTGAGACACACCCCAAGTGACAATGCAGTCTGCTCTCCTTTTTCACGTCCGCAACTCGGTGTAATTGCCAATCTCATTTTAGCCACCAACAAATTGGCGTCAAGGATCAAGATGGGAAATGTCTGTGGGCGATCCCTGTGGATCAAGGCGGGCAGAATAGAGATGGTGTCAGCGAAAACAGACAGGGCCTAAGACATTTGTTGCAGATTAAGATCGCGAGTGATTGGGATTTTGGGCACAGGGCCGACGTCCTAGTGCTTTTAAGACACTCTGGTCACCGAGCTactccctttttgttttgttttttctctcttttttcggTTCTTGTTTGGTAAAACTTGCTCCGAGCGAGTGTGTACTTTATAAAGCATTTTGTCGTCCTCTGTCGTCGTGTCGCTTTTCATGTGTGTTTGCTCCAAGGCTTCATCGAATTCCCCCCCTCCGGAAGTAGTTATCGATCGGTTTTTCGTGCTCTTGCTAACGAATTTAATCCTGATGCCACCGCCGTTGATATTATCCCAAGTCTCGATACTTTTCTTTATGTTTTGTTCTTGTGGCCATCTGGAGCCTGTAACTTTTTACTTTAAAGCCTCAGCCACCATGGACGGTGGTATAGAACGCTAAAATGGAtggataaaaaaacaaacaccgTCGTAAACTTTGGCGTCTTGAAATctgatccccccccccttcttttccctctccttttattattattattatttaaaaaaacaaaaaacagtccTAAAGTGGGGGGGAAATATCGCGTGAATGTTTTGGATTCTAAACTTTTGAGGAGTTTTGATATTCCCCTGTGCAGCTTTGCGTGGTATTCACGTTTCACTTGCGACGTCAAAAGGGTAGGAAGTCTGCggttttaaacatttttcccCAGGTGAAAGAGGTTTTTAAATTCAGGAATGGCTCGttctgaaaaatttttttttttccatacatGTAGAACGTCCGCATTTGCGAAAGGGTGGGGTGATGTAGACCTACCTATCGGCGGGGGCTCCATCTAGATCCATTTTCATAACTTTTAACCATATGGTGAGGTTCTGCTCGTAACTCCACGGGGAGGGGATCACGGGAGTCATGTATCCGGCCACTGATGGAGACAAACTCCATGTGATCTTGTTGTGTTGGCTATATTTATCGTCGTAAGGGTCTTGTCGTAAATTTTCCGTGATGACGCCGGACTTTAGTGGGACAACAACctcatgaaaaaaacaaaaatgtagagcagaaaatggaagagaaatttgtttaaaaaaaaaaggggggtggggTTTACGGACATATTTTTAGCATCCGTACAGGTGTACAGCTCATTGTTTGGGTAATTGTCAATAGCGGCCCATGATTGATCTCTCCTTTCGATTGGTGTAAAGACCATCCACTAAAGAATAGAAAATTGAATTCAAAGAATGGCGaaacaaaatgcaattaaTGTACGAACAAAAGGCTTCTGTTCGTTGATACACAAAGATTTAGCCAACCgtcataataaaaaaaataataatatgttGCTGAACACAACAACTTCGGTccgttccacattttttttttattacgacTGGCGGCCATCTCAGCCAGATTGAATTCctttgacattttttaaaggctGCCCCtctattaaaaacaaaaagaactgaaaaaaatgtgtgttgctatttttgtttttattgttcaaCGCGTCGTCTTTCGCTTGTTTGTTAGCTGGTTTCATATTAACCAAggatgacaccatccggccgGAAGGCCagttttttctccccccctccTTGTCTTTGATGACCACTATCGAAGACATGGACTCTCATCCCCTACCAAGTGCTGGAGATGCGCCGGCCTTACACAGATcgtataaatatacattacAGTTTGAAGACCCCtccctatatatatatatatatattttttttaaaggttgaAAGCCTGACGAAACGGCCGATCCGCTGGTGTGCGCGATGATGCGAGCAtcgaaaataataataataatggaccggggaaagagaaaaaagaggggcGGGTTGGATGTCCGCGCCGGCTGTGGTAGACGTGGAAGAGCGACAAGGAAATGATCGTTGCCATAGAAACTAGCCAAGAAGTCCAATGTGGCCCAAGCAGATGCGATCCGTCATTCGTTTCCGTCTTGTCTTTCCCTCGGCTTGcactcgtttttgtttttgatttaaaccaAATTTTGCTATGGCACCTCGGACGTGTTTGACCATTGCCCGGACACGCCAGCCGTTCGTTCTCTGTGCCGGCCCGTTTCTTATTCTACCCCACTGGTGCACGCGTCTCGGCATGTTCGCCTGCTAATGACCAGATCGGTTCCAATAGCGCACCTCCTACCCCCCACCGAGTCAAAAAGGTATACAGTTCGAAATGGAGAGCAAAGGCGCAGATGATATGGAAAGGtagaaggagagagaaagagctGCACACAAAAGATTTGGAACGAGGCCAGCAGACGGCGAAAGGTTTTTAGTGGCGGCCAAGCGAACGGAACGGGGTTGCTGGACCGGTTACTTGAAACTACTGGCGGGGGGATCGTTAGGGAGTGCCGTTAAGGATCGATAGAGGGCAGTCTTTGCTACACAACAAgtatccctttttttattttttacatacATATAGTTTTATTctcctctttttattttatttttttgttggaaaTCGATCGGACTTTTGGTGCGGCTTGGCCCGGCTTCTTAAGCGCTTGCGCCAATGTCTCCCCTCACCTCCCCCATTTTCTCTCCCTTCTCTTCACGATCCTTCTTGCTCTCCCCCCCCCGTTGTTCGTtcccccctcttctttttttttcctttcccgGCCTTCGCAAGGGAAGACATTTATACGGGGATTGAGTCGAACCGAGACGGCCAAAGTGGTTGCAGCTGTCTGGCATTGACGGTCGTCTTGGTCGTCGATGTTGATAGATGGTTGTTTGCTACAACATTTTGCTCGTTGCGAAGAGACGAGAATCCGATTCTCTTTTTTACGTGTCACTCTCCTTCTCGTTAAGTGTGCAGggtttctgtttgttttcattctctCCTCGAGGTGAGTGGAAAacgtaattttttgtttgtttcaaaacTTGTCTGTTCTCGTTATGCCATTCAAATGTGGATCGCAATTGAGTTTCTTCTAGTGCAAACTCGTGACGCAACAAACCTTGCCCTTTCAAAATCGTTATTGTTATATATTCACTTGTGCCTCTCACATCTGCCCTTTAATTATTCCGACACAGGACTCGCACTGTCGATTCGTTGAAAACTCGAACCCTTTGTTGAGAATAGAATTCCATTCCTTCCGTCAAAACCGGAGCAAAATTGAGATTTTCACATGAGAAATTGCCGCAGTGgccatgttgttttttttctcctttcttcttcctcaCTTCCTTCCTGAATAATGAAGAGTTAAatccaaaataaaataaatacttgACCGCGTAGGAACCGTTGCTAGGTGACCTACTGCAcctttttccccatttttgtttgtctctTTTCTTATTTGCACCAATTCCTCCcgtattttgttgttgttgcttagtCACGGGTCGCAGTAGCGTGTCGTAGATTTGGCACTTTTGTCGCACAATTGCCAGATGCGGGGGATTCAAAAGGGGCCGGTTCAGCTAAAACACAAAAGGTCTGTAAGGATCGGAGTTTTTTCCTCCAGTTCACTACAGACACGATAGGCATCTGCGTGACAATGGGATCTCGTTAATGAATCCTCGTCTCTCCAACTTTGCTGCGAATTTGATGTTGATATTATTATCTACATCTCATCCTTGCTTGACAAAGACGTCGTCTGCTTTTTTAAAGGATGtattgttgtgtgtgtgtgtgtggagagATGGTGTCATCCAGCCTTTCCGCGTTTGAACACGTAAGCAGATGCTCCCAGATGTGGAAGCGATTCTGAACGACCCGCCTCTGTCTTTGAAAACTTGGGACTCTCGGCAGTCCCCTACATTATAGAGTAGCCCCTCCCGAAATGTCAAAAGTTATTAACGCCGCATCCTCCgcacaataaaaaatgtgaTCTTTTCATATTGTTCTCGGGAAAGCTTACcttctcttctctttccatttttttgaTTGCAAATGTGTGAACGTCCAGCCACTCTGGATAACTTGTGATTTGAACTGTTGAGCGCGTCAGTGTGCGATCGTTGTCTCAACTGTGCAACCGACAATTAACCAACAATAAACAAGGAAGCAAAGAGAGCCCAAGAGAGCGGCCGCAAACTGGGCGAATTGGCGTGCCATGTGCCACTTGGATCGACCATGGCCGCCGACCATCACATCCAGCAGCATCAAGCCCATCAGCATCACTCGTCGCAACAGCCAACAACGCCATCGACAACGACAATAACACGCGAAGACAGTTTGGAGCGCCTGTTCCCTCGTTGTCGTCTGCGATCGCCGCCCGTCGACACGGCCGTCCTCATCGATTTGAGCGATGACAACGTGGTCCAAACGAGCGCTGCCCTTCCTTTGCATTCGTTCGGCCGACCGACGCCCATGACTCATGCGGATGGCGGTCAGTCTGACAGCGACGCGTCGCCGATCCGTCGGCCGCCTTCGCTCAAATTGAACATCGCAGCCGGACAgccacagcagcagcagctgttGCAACAGCGCCGTTATTGCCCGTCGGTCAAGTACAGGACGGAGAGTGCGGAATTGCGGCGATCGAAATTCCTGCGCCGGCCGCGCACCTTGGATCACAACACGTGGAGCCTCTACGGCGACGTCTACGCCGGAGGCTACGAGCCCAGCTCGGACTCGGAGGACAACGACGGCGATCATTTCGGTTTCCCGTCCGGCGGTAAATCTGGCAACGTGGCACCGGCCCCTTCGTCGTCGAGCTCGTCGTCCAGCTTGAGGAAGTCGAATCCGTCGGCGTCTGCGGCTGTGCGGACCAGCGCCTCCGAGTCGCACATCGTCGGCCATTGGAAGAAAGGAGGTCACAATGGCCACCACGCCGAGGCGGCCGGCCATCAGCGGCATCCGCGTCGTCGCGGCGTCAAAGAAATTTACGACTTGACACCTACGCTGTCTGCCGGATCGGCTTCCGGTGGCGGTGGCGGTGCAAGTGGCTCGAGCGTCCAGCTCGACCCCACGCGAATGGAAATCGCCGGCGGCCGAGAGATTGTGTCGCTTTCGAGAAGCCGGACGCGAGGATCGCAGCGGAAACAGCACCGGGTTCAATCGATGGTCGATCCGGCGCCCGTGGATAGCCCTcctaacaacaacaacaacagcaacaataacaacaacaatagtACGCCGTCGTCGAGCAGCAACCGGAGCATGAACCGCTACAGCGGCGAGGTTTATTACGAGGAGAGCGTGGGCCGTTACGGCTTCCACGTCGGCGGAGGCAACACGCTGTGGGGTAGTCAAGGGCTGGAGCCGAGCTTCAGCATTGCCAGCCATTTGAATGAGAAACAATATCCTTCCTCCGGCAACGCTGCAGCCGCCGGAATGGCTGACGGCACTGCGGCCAAGTCGGAGCAGACGTGCGCCCAGCACCACGGCCTCAAACGGCCGCTCTCTTGGGCCGGAGATGATCCGGTGACGGATCGTCAAATGGCGGAACAGCATCCGCAACGAGAAGCTCGAGAGCTGGCCAGCGCGTCGAGTCCGGATCGCCAAGGGCAGTCGTCTGATGGCGAGGCGAAGCCTTCGGCCACGCTGCCCAACGGCCCGTCGACCGCAATCGAAGATGCGGCCGGTACTCAAATGCAGGCCGTTCACGGCTACTTGACTGATTTCTATCCGGAAGTGGTGGCGGCCGAGCTGAACAGCGCCGATCCATCATCGCCGAGCCCTTTGAATCTTGACAACTACCTGTCGGAACAGTTGAACCAGTTTGCCCAGCAAAAATCCATCAGGCGGGAGGCCAGCGAAGCGGAAGAAGCGTCGCAGCTGCTGCTATCGCAATCGCCACCCGCTCAGCAGCAGCTGACTGTCGCCACTGTCATTGGCGGATTGACTATCGCCCAGTATGAAGGATCACCTCGTCGCTATGGCGTGCGAGCTCATCCGGCGGCGATGCCCGTTGCGCCCGTCAATGCCAACGGACAGGATGAATATTCGGATGAATGCGGCAGAGCCGCAAACGGACCGATCGCGGGCTTGCCTCAGGCGCGACCTTTAGTTCCAGGATTTCCCAGGCGAATCACGAGCAGTCCCAATCCGGCCCATCCGCAGGCGACGTTCAGCCCGTCGGCTACCAGGCAGACGTTGGTGGATTTGGCCGCCGGGCCGGCGGCCACGTCCACGCCCGTCGCTGCTACGCCGGAAGCTTTGTCAGCCAATCATCTGTCGTGGCACCTGGAAGACGTCGACGACAGGAGCATCCGCTCATCCGGCGGGCAGGATCAGCACGCGGACGCCATTTCCCTCAACGCGGAGACGGACCTGGGCGAAACGGAGGTCGGACTGCAGATGGGCAAGAGCCGCAATTTCACGCTGTCCCCCGAAACGACCGATTACGACGATTCCGAGCTGGACATTTACAACGGCGCCGAACTGTCCGTCTGTCCGGACATTCCCGCCCTGAACGGAACCCAAACGTCCGCATCGTGTCACGTGGAATCGTTCGACGGCGTGGCTGTAGGCGCCGAAACGGCGGGCCGTCGGCGGAACAGCAGCAAAAGCCAGAACGGACTGAAAGGCCAGTTCAGTAGCATGCCCATCTTGGAGGACGGCCTGTCGTCGGGCCGCAGCAGCGCCGCCAGCGGCCATGAAGACATCAGCGTCGCTAGTAGCGCCAGCATCACCAGCGCTAGCGACACGGAAGAGGACGCCGTAACGGATCGCATCCCGCTCATGTCGGATCGCCGGATGAAACAGTTGTCTGCCCAGCAGCAACATGCATTGCATCCGGCCAATAATGGATGCCGTAATCTGGCGGGTGCCAGCCCGCTCCAATCATCGATCACGGGCCTTTCTGGTGCTCGTTCCACCAAGAATTCTTGctcgtcttcgtcttcttcgacCACGGCGGCGGCTGCTggtcatcaacaacaacaacaaccgcaAGCGATGTGGTCGAAGAAGTTGTCGTCTGCTCTCTCGGATTGCGACCATCACAATCATCAAGAGGCCGGCATAATCCAGGGTTCGTTTCGTAAGTCGTTC
This genomic interval from Daphnia magna isolate NIES linkage group LG8, ASM2063170v1.1, whole genome shotgun sequence contains the following:
- the LOC123475496 gene encoding serine-rich adhesin for platelets-like isoform X6, with amino-acid sequence MAADHHIQQHQAHQHHSSQQPTTPSTTTITREDSLERLFPRCRLRSPPVDTAVLIDLSDDNVVQTSAALPLHSFGRPTPMTHADGGQSDSDASPIRRPPSLKLNIAAGQPQQQQLLQQRRYCPSVKYRTESAELRRSKFLRRPRTLDHNTWSLYGDVYAGGYEPSSDSEDNDGDHFGFPSGGKSGNVAPAPSSSSSSSSLRKSNPSASAAVRTSASESHIVGHWKKGGHNGHHAEAAGHQRHPRRRGVKEIYDLTPTLSAGSASGGGGGASGSSVQLDPTRMEIAGGREIVSLSRSRTRGSQRKQHRVQSMVDPAPVDSPPNNNNNSNNNNNNSTPSSSSNRSMNRYSGEVYYEESVGRYGFHVGGGNTLWGSQGLEPSFSIASHLNEKQYPSSGNAAAAGMADGTAAKSEQTCAQHHGLKRPLSWAGDDPVTDRQMAEQHPQREARELASASSPDRQGQSSDGEAKPSATLPNGPSTAIEDAAGTQMQAVHGYLTDFYPEVVAAELNSADPSSPSPLNLDNYLSEQLNQFAQQKSIRREASEAEEASQLLLSQSPPAQQQLTVATVIGGLTIAQYEGSPRRYGVRAHPAAMPVAPVNANGQDEYSDECGRAANGPIAGLPQARPLVPGFPRRITSSPNPAHPQATFSPSATRQTLVDLAAGPAATSTPVAATPEALSANHLSWHLEDVDDRSIRSSGGQDQHADAISLNAETDLGETEVGLQMGKSRNFTLSPETTDYDDSELDIYNGAELSVCPDIPALNGTQTSASCHVESFDGVAVGAETAGRRRNSSKSQNGLKGQFSSMPILEDGLSSGRSSAASGHEDISVASSASITSASDTEEDAVTDRIPLMSDRRMKQLSAQQQHALHPANNGCRNLAGASPLQSSITGLSGARSTKNSCSSSSSSTTAAAAGHQQQQQPQAMWSKKLSSALSDCDHHNHQEAGIIQGSFRARNATPPPPAPIAHRPPSSTTQQHAVQTAASTSPTVSNGVKSFAAASAVGSVGAQQNRANNHASPLRLSPGPDTPSITSGGAGGSSSSSSSSSSGSSCSSSGVGSSAGKMQNVGGQQQPKRVGPSGDLSLHELGDALDHGRMRKASSVPPPAAVAAIQSPLSRSPPIWVPRQSSDYWAKNSPTSTSPRSRCKVGGSGMHPDGSKLNDDDDERETDQLLRDPDDQGFFDEHDDNSSQSKKKGRSKEVMVHEPAVLIEGVLFRANYLGSTQIVCEGQPTKYTRMMQAEEAVSRIKDQDIGQDDGETGSHSSPASISFDEEDEDLETDAVAADESMALDLDDTQPESSADLSISSTRIHVNPGSETAVTSRSSCDFNANVSSCSGQSPRPEHLYGQDDDDEEQLDEEDDPPCVSSKVIHGCSFRLVYHGSSEIDELQPDSSAASGSWKYRTKKGMVEEAVLKLKAPEGETQPTTEVDLFISTEKIMVLNTELKEIMMDHALRTISYIADIGDLVVLMARRRMITQDGEDSSNKIAKTPKMVCHVFESEEAQFIAQSIGQAFQVAYMEFLKANGIEDQSFVREMDYQEVLNSQEIFGDELQMFAKKELQKEVIVPKARNEILGVVIVESGWGSMLPTVVIANLAPAGAAARCGQLNIGDQIIAINGISLVGLPLSTCQTYIKNAKSATVVKLTVVPCPPVVEVKIKRPDTKYQLGFSVQNGVICSLLRGGIAERGGVRVGHRIIEINGQSVVAVPHERIVGLLATSVGEINMKTMPTSMFRLLIGQETPVYI